The Thalassoroseus pseudoceratinae genome has a segment encoding these proteins:
- a CDS encoding XrtA system polysaccharide deacetylase, which yields MPILAATQTRRRHAFTVDVEDYYQVSGFAKTVPFGDWASYPSRVVENTQRVLSLLERHAVRGTFFILGWVAERHPELVRDIQAAGHEIGCHSYAHQIVYELSPDEFRDDLRRGRDILAEITGEPIVSYRAPSFSITDRSLWALETLAEEGFTIDASIYPIRHDRYGIPRADLVPHRIQTDAGMLWEFPGTCCSWGRFKLPVGGGGYLRLFPRWVTERGLHSIENRHQRVFGVYVHPWELDPDQPRLPARLLTRIRHYRNLNATEHRLERLLERFEFTTISDVLADVAAEQVPVYCSKGLYRG from the coding sequence ATGCCAATTCTGGCCGCCACGCAAACTCGACGCCGGCACGCCTTCACGGTGGATGTCGAGGATTATTACCAGGTATCGGGTTTCGCGAAAACGGTACCGTTTGGTGACTGGGCAAGTTATCCAAGTCGAGTTGTCGAGAACACCCAGCGAGTGTTGAGTTTGCTCGAACGACATGCGGTCCGCGGAACATTTTTCATTCTGGGTTGGGTTGCCGAACGCCATCCCGAGTTGGTGCGAGACATCCAAGCCGCCGGACACGAAATCGGTTGTCACAGCTACGCCCATCAAATCGTCTACGAGCTTTCCCCCGACGAGTTCCGTGACGATTTACGACGAGGACGTGACATTCTCGCGGAGATCACGGGCGAGCCGATTGTCTCTTATCGGGCACCGAGTTTTTCGATTACCGATCGTTCGCTATGGGCTTTGGAGACTCTTGCGGAAGAAGGGTTCACGATCGACGCAAGTATCTATCCCATCCGTCATGATCGCTACGGCATACCGCGAGCTGATCTTGTGCCGCATCGCATTCAAACCGATGCCGGCATGCTTTGGGAGTTTCCGGGAACATGCTGTTCGTGGGGACGGTTCAAACTCCCGGTGGGTGGCGGGGGGTATCTGCGATTGTTTCCACGGTGGGTGACGGAGCGAGGGCTTCACTCGATCGAGAATCGTCATCAGCGGGTGTTCGGTGTTTATGTGCATCCTTGGGAACTCGATCCTGACCAACCCCGTTTGCCGGCAAGACTACTCACACGAATTCGTCATTACCGCAATTTGAACGCGACAGAACATCGGTTAGAGCGACTGCTCGAACGCTTTGAATTCACGACTATTTCCGATGTGCTCGCCGATGTCGCTGCCGAGCAAGTTCCTGTCTATTGCTCGAAGGGGTTATATCGTGGCTGA
- a CDS encoding GumC family protein — protein sequence MTDLPTPNSSAARQASRPTASRGTSRPRPQTAKDTDENAMLNPMRVWHAVRRRWWPILVVGVPLALMVAAAVWKLYPVSFTATAILKVSSVEPRMVFNTAEQPADFDTYRQTQISLLKSKRVMMGVLENPAIGGLPAIQKKQFPVEWLREKVWVSTDDSPEFLKVSMSGQDPEMLANVVNAVTDSFFTNVVNVDRQQRAARLAKLERIFEETNRNAKKERARAKELAEKLGTGDSRALTVKQQMAEEYFAELRQEHAAIRAELMREQVKASAAANMHIAVQATDGDDDSTTKANVIAIQAAAADDIDVQMMAKRVVEIRGVISRYEDIVADRNHPHLVAYRKELRDLELALKKRIELLTYRKRTNAVDGNPALATEFDPELSRLEVLVRQEQVLREEVEKHAKLIEDLGTKSYELESMQTDMKQITDVADRVAEEIETLRVELQSPPRIEVLQPAEPPEILDAGKKQKLSLLAFVGVLGLTALGFLGPELLAQRVATSEEVTQRTGMPMLGQLDAKTLSQCIDSPQESIRNSEVDTIRAVLQRTRDSQSLNTVVVAGTSEDDDAANVAFGLAAAFARAGVPTAIVDCDLAHARHRIQPAKVAVDGFAELLRGEVSVPNVGEDVAENLTWIPVGHVDSQAHERLVTSTSRTVVTELGRRFKLVILKASAFGTSSETALLCELGDGVVLPVRRDQARLPDVEKAVEKLNQLNVPVLGGILTS from the coding sequence ATGACCGACTTGCCGACGCCGAATTCTTCCGCTGCACGACAAGCATCCAGACCGACAGCCTCCCGAGGAACCAGTCGACCGCGACCGCAAACGGCCAAAGACACCGATGAAAACGCCATGCTCAATCCGATGCGGGTTTGGCATGCGGTCCGACGGCGTTGGTGGCCGATTCTTGTCGTGGGCGTCCCGTTGGCATTGATGGTGGCAGCGGCGGTGTGGAAGTTGTACCCCGTCAGTTTTACCGCCACCGCGATCCTCAAGGTTTCATCGGTCGAACCGCGAATGGTGTTCAATACCGCCGAACAACCGGCGGACTTCGACACCTATCGTCAAACCCAAATCTCGCTGTTGAAAAGCAAGCGAGTCATGATGGGCGTTCTCGAAAACCCGGCCATCGGCGGACTTCCAGCCATTCAAAAAAAGCAATTTCCGGTGGAATGGTTGCGTGAGAAGGTCTGGGTTTCGACCGACGATAGCCCGGAGTTCCTCAAGGTTTCCATGTCGGGACAAGATCCCGAGATGCTGGCGAACGTCGTGAACGCCGTCACCGATAGCTTTTTCACGAATGTGGTGAACGTTGATCGGCAACAGCGAGCGGCTCGGCTGGCCAAACTCGAACGCATCTTCGAGGAAACCAACCGCAACGCGAAGAAGGAACGAGCCCGTGCCAAGGAGTTGGCCGAGAAGTTGGGCACCGGCGATTCCAGAGCGTTGACAGTGAAACAGCAAATGGCCGAGGAATACTTTGCCGAACTCCGGCAGGAACATGCCGCCATCCGCGCGGAACTCATGCGTGAACAAGTGAAAGCGTCCGCAGCCGCCAATATGCACATCGCTGTGCAAGCGACGGACGGCGATGACGATTCCACCACAAAAGCGAACGTCATTGCCATTCAAGCGGCCGCCGCGGACGACATCGACGTGCAAATGATGGCGAAACGCGTCGTGGAGATTCGTGGCGTCATTTCCCGTTATGAAGATATTGTCGCTGATCGAAACCACCCGCACTTGGTCGCCTATCGAAAAGAACTTCGCGATCTCGAACTGGCGCTCAAGAAGCGGATCGAGCTCCTGACGTATCGAAAGCGTACGAACGCTGTTGACGGCAATCCCGCATTAGCCACCGAGTTTGACCCCGAACTTTCTCGGCTCGAAGTGCTGGTGCGGCAAGAGCAGGTCCTGCGTGAGGAGGTCGAGAAACACGCGAAGCTCATCGAGGACTTGGGCACGAAGTCGTATGAGCTGGAGTCCATGCAAACGGACATGAAACAGATCACCGATGTGGCAGACCGCGTCGCGGAGGAAATCGAAACTCTGCGTGTGGAACTGCAATCGCCGCCGCGGATTGAAGTTCTCCAACCGGCCGAACCGCCGGAAATTCTCGACGCTGGCAAGAAGCAGAAGCTGAGTCTGTTGGCCTTCGTCGGTGTCTTGGGGCTGACGGCGTTGGGGTTCTTGGGACCGGAGTTACTCGCCCAACGGGTTGCGACCAGCGAGGAAGTGACACAGCGAACCGGAATGCCGATGTTAGGGCAACTCGATGCGAAGACGCTTTCCCAATGCATCGACTCACCGCAGGAGAGCATACGAAATAGCGAAGTCGATACCATCCGGGCCGTCCTCCAGCGGACACGGGATTCGCAATCGCTGAACACGGTGGTTGTCGCTGGAACGTCGGAAGATGACGACGCGGCCAACGTGGCGTTCGGATTGGCTGCGGCGTTCGCACGGGCGGGAGTGCCAACAGCAATCGTCGATTGTGACCTGGCTCATGCCCGTCATCGGATTCAGCCTGCCAAGGTCGCCGTGGACGGTTTCGCGGAACTGCTTCGCGGGGAAGTTTCAGTGCCGAACGTCGGCGAAGACGTTGCGGAAAACCTGACGTGGATTCCCGTCGGTCATGTTGATTCCCAGGCTCACGAGCGACTTGTGACGTCGACATCGCGGACAGTCGTCACGGAGCTTGGCCGGCGATTCAAACTGGTCATTCTCAAAGCTTCCGCATTCGGAACGTCCAGCGAAACCGCGTTGCTGTGTGAACTGGGCGATGGAGTTGTGCTCCCGGTTCGACGGGATCAAGCCCGTTTGCCGGACGTCGAAAAAGCCGTTGAGAAATTGAACCAACTCAATGTTCCGGTCCTCGGTGGAATTTTGACATCCTAG
- a CDS encoding lysylphosphatidylglycerol synthase transmembrane domain-containing protein: MRFCGQWISKNQNWLKWLVAVGILGFLFTKHGESFRQFEWSRVNPWGFLGAIGLCFFAQVVTYSRWFLLVWAQDLPFSWRDAIRLGFIGYVFNYIAPGAVGGDVVKASLLVKQQPERRLVALATVLLDRIVGLVGLLIVGAAAMSMATPLRDHPQFKYIANTIVWVGIGLSVGILLILHPWTTHDIWVRRLVELPKIGRLFGGVINAVRLYQARWKVVILVILLSCFAHVVTIASVYLAAASVQGIDMIPSFAMHLQLSPPAQLVGVIIPLPGGVGAMEGAMAYLYGLAGSTDSIGFLSGIAYRIVTICVAAIGGVWYFVSRGELPTPQTTPAEAQYADQ; this comes from the coding sequence ATGCGTTTTTGTGGCCAATGGATCAGCAAGAACCAAAATTGGCTGAAATGGCTCGTTGCGGTCGGAATTCTCGGATTCCTCTTCACGAAACACGGCGAGAGTTTTCGCCAATTCGAGTGGTCACGTGTGAACCCTTGGGGCTTCCTTGGGGCAATCGGGCTGTGCTTTTTCGCCCAGGTGGTGACTTACTCCCGCTGGTTTCTTCTTGTTTGGGCTCAGGATCTCCCCTTTTCCTGGCGTGATGCCATTCGATTGGGGTTTATCGGCTACGTCTTTAACTACATTGCCCCGGGGGCGGTCGGCGGAGATGTCGTCAAAGCCTCTCTACTGGTGAAACAGCAGCCCGAACGCCGATTAGTCGCGTTGGCGACCGTACTGCTTGACCGAATTGTCGGGTTAGTCGGCTTGCTGATCGTGGGCGCAGCGGCCATGAGTATGGCCACACCGCTTCGCGACCATCCGCAGTTCAAGTACATCGCAAACACGATCGTTTGGGTGGGAATCGGGTTGAGTGTTGGGATTTTGCTGATTCTACACCCCTGGACGACACACGACATCTGGGTGCGGCGTTTGGTTGAACTGCCCAAGATTGGCAGGCTGTTCGGCGGCGTCATCAATGCGGTTCGGCTTTATCAGGCTCGATGGAAGGTCGTGATCTTAGTGATTCTGCTGAGTTGCTTTGCGCATGTGGTGACGATTGCCTCGGTCTATCTCGCGGCGGCATCGGTTCAAGGTATCGACATGATTCCGAGTTTCGCGATGCATTTGCAGTTGTCGCCACCGGCACAATTGGTGGGGGTGATCATCCCGCTGCCGGGTGGTGTGGGGGCAATGGAAGGGGCGATGGCCTATCTTTACGGTCTTGCGGGTTCGACCGATAGTATCGGTTTTCTCTCGGGGATTGCCTATCGCATCGTCACAATCTGCGTCGCGGCGATTGGGGGCGTCTGGTATTTCGTTTCCCGTGGTGAGTTGCCCACTCCGCAGACGACACCCGCCGAAGCTCAATACGCCGATCAGTAA
- a CDS encoding outer membrane protein assembly factor BamB family protein → MRFNGGVWVAVVVATTTLQGSDWPQILGPNRDGVVPGETITNGWPADGPPVLWERPVGTGFAGIAVSDDIAILFHRVAGKERIEAMNTASGRVLWTSDAPATFQPSYTSDNGPRAVPLIHNNHVYTYGAMGTLRCVTLSDGKTVWSRETFDEYNSKRTRRGEPPEGYFGLGSTPIVADNKLLVNVGGDDANAGIVAFDLKTGKTVWKNTATRASYSSPTAVTLHGQPRVVFATRFEVLAIDPRNGQVAWQFPFGEPGPNVTAANPLIFDDRLFISASYGFGAVYAKVSPNSVEELWRRDDLLSSQYTTSVRLPTETGIHLIGIHGRQDIGRAALRCVDVSTEKVLWEQTDFGYATVLLIKNKLLALKTDGELVLAEVSSAGYRELATAQVLDSTTRALPALVDGKLFIRDTKTLKCLDLSGK, encoded by the coding sequence ATGCGATTCAATGGGGGAGTTTGGGTAGCCGTTGTCGTTGCGACGACAACACTCCAAGGCAGTGATTGGCCGCAAATTCTCGGCCCAAACCGGGATGGAGTGGTCCCAGGAGAAACCATCACCAACGGATGGCCCGCTGACGGTCCGCCAGTCCTCTGGGAACGGCCGGTTGGTACGGGTTTCGCCGGGATTGCAGTCTCCGACGACATCGCGATCCTTTTCCATCGTGTTGCCGGCAAAGAGCGGATCGAAGCCATGAACACGGCGTCTGGTCGTGTACTTTGGACCTCCGACGCCCCCGCCACGTTCCAGCCGTCGTATACAAGCGACAACGGCCCCCGAGCCGTTCCGCTCATCCACAACAATCACGTCTACACATACGGTGCCATGGGCACGCTTCGTTGCGTGACGTTGTCCGATGGCAAAACCGTCTGGTCTCGTGAGACATTCGACGAGTACAACTCCAAACGCACCCGACGCGGCGAACCGCCTGAAGGTTATTTCGGTCTCGGCAGCACACCGATTGTTGCCGACAACAAACTGCTTGTGAATGTCGGCGGTGACGACGCTAACGCGGGAATTGTGGCATTTGATCTCAAGACGGGCAAAACCGTGTGGAAGAATACCGCCACGCGGGCGAGTTATTCCTCACCGACCGCCGTCACACTGCATGGCCAACCAAGAGTTGTATTTGCGACTCGATTCGAGGTGCTTGCGATTGATCCTCGCAATGGCCAAGTCGCCTGGCAATTCCCGTTCGGCGAACCGGGACCGAATGTGACGGCCGCCAACCCGTTGATCTTCGACGATCGACTCTTCATCTCCGCCAGTTACGGTTTCGGAGCCGTTTATGCGAAAGTCTCTCCGAACAGCGTCGAAGAACTCTGGCGACGAGACGATTTGCTCTCCAGCCAATACACCACCAGTGTCCGACTACCGACAGAGACGGGGATTCATCTCATTGGAATCCACGGTCGGCAAGACATCGGTCGGGCGGCACTCCGGTGCGTTGATGTTAGCACGGAAAAAGTCCTGTGGGAGCAAACTGACTTTGGTTATGCGACCGTGCTCTTGATCAAGAACAAACTGCTGGCACTGAAGACGGATGGCGAACTCGTGCTGGCGGAAGTCAGTTCAGCTGGGTACCGCGAACTGGCGACAGCCCAGGTTCTCGATAGTACAACCCGAGCGTTGCCCGCATTGGTGGACGGCAAACTCTTCATTCGAGATACCAAAACCCTGAAGTGTTTGGACCTCAGCGGCAAGTGA
- a CDS encoding endonuclease/exonuclease/phosphatase family protein, whose protein sequence is MFRFPVPTPTRSLSSRLAWLTVGITVTAGLVFAWGANRVPANTNSVLALHEPPQRASLTGPRFRIGSFNIRGGKNRANEFDLTRTVEALRKHHLDVIGLSEVHGHAWGELPNQAVELGEALDRSAVFVPTERRYWHDHFGNGVLTNVELGAIHWVPLPGTQGKKFRNAVLTNFQVGETTVHFLTVHLDRVKDRPHQLRQVITLFNSLKEPAILVGDLNTTADDPQLAALLARADVHDAVAEGLGDPVDRRIDWILTRGLKTIDADCIDEGASDHPLVWAEFEVLER, encoded by the coding sequence ATGTTCCGTTTCCCCGTTCCGACGCCGACGCGGTCACTTTCTTCTCGGCTCGCATGGTTGACCGTCGGAATAACCGTCACCGCCGGACTGGTCTTCGCGTGGGGTGCAAACCGTGTTCCCGCGAACACGAATTCCGTGCTCGCGTTGCACGAGCCACCACAGCGTGCGTCTCTGACCGGACCCCGCTTTCGGATTGGGAGTTTCAATATCCGTGGTGGCAAGAATCGAGCGAACGAGTTCGATCTCACCCGCACGGTCGAAGCGTTGCGAAAACACCACTTGGACGTGATTGGTCTCAGCGAAGTTCATGGGCACGCGTGGGGAGAGTTGCCGAATCAAGCGGTTGAACTTGGTGAAGCGCTGGATCGGTCCGCTGTCTTCGTGCCCACGGAGCGACGCTATTGGCACGATCATTTCGGCAACGGAGTCCTGACGAATGTGGAACTCGGTGCCATCCATTGGGTTCCGTTACCGGGCACGCAGGGCAAGAAGTTCCGCAATGCGGTCCTCACGAATTTTCAAGTGGGTGAGACGACCGTTCATTTTCTCACGGTCCATCTCGACCGCGTCAAGGACCGTCCTCATCAACTTCGACAAGTCATCACCTTGTTCAATTCCCTCAAGGAACCAGCGATCCTCGTCGGCGATTTGAACACCACTGCTGACGATCCCCAATTGGCTGCGTTGTTGGCTCGTGCCGACGTCCACGACGCGGTTGCGGAAGGGCTGGGTGATCCGGTGGATCGCCGAATTGACTGGATTCTCACACGGGGATTGAAAACCATCGACGCGGATTGCATCGACGAAGGGGCCTCCGATCATCCGCTTGTTTGGGCGGAATTTGAAGTCCTCGAACGCTGA